ttaaatttctcaacacttatttaaataaactattaaaCTAACTACTAGACCAACctaatttgattatatatattagggtaaagtattaaattagtcCCCTACGTTTGGACATAATTTGTTTTGGttcttaaggtttaaagtgtcctatttgaatccaaaaaaatttcatttagaTTCAATTTAGTTCCACCGTGAgctcaaagttaaataattaaagaaataccCTACAAAACAGTAGTACAAGAATAAGGTCGATAATCTCGAGAATAAGTACAAACTctagaggcacaaaatcaaccgtggatgcatcaatacatttatttatcatttttcttataatttaaatgaaatattttctataaaactaagaaaaatgataaatacaTATTTTGATGTATCCACGGTTGATTTTGTACCTCTAAATCTTGAACGTATTCTCCAAATTATCAACCTTGTCTTGTACTACTGTTATGTAAGACATTTCatcaattatttaactttgacctcacGGTGAAACtacattaatattaaataaaatttttttgaatttaaataaaacactttaaattttaaaaactaaaacaaaattacATCCAAAAGTTGGGACCAATTTATACTTTAccctatatattatatatattatttgtccTTGGAGGAGCAAAACCTATATTATTTCTCCACGTTAGTGTGCAGTCCAACCacgtgtttttaattttattttatttgagaattACCAGTAAATaggaattttttaatatttttattcaatatatattttttattgtataataaaatatgaaattatttaaattgaattttatctaataatttattatttaatttagttagacctgatttataaaaaaatttaaatgtataacattatttataaattatttcttttcaatttttgtgaTAAACTTCAAAGATTTTGGtgagaaatttaaaataataaaaatatcttcaaaAGATATCATGGATTTACAGTGttcagaaaaaataatttttgccATTTTAATCCTTTGAAGTTGGAAAAGATTCGCTTAAATCGCTTTAGTGGATATTCGTTTGTGGTTGTATGGTCCCTTACTTTCGGCCACGTACACCCTTTTATTTTTGCTAGATTCCTTTTTCCGAAACGTAATTTTCAATCGCTTTCACAGCTTGTTATTATATGCAATAAGGAACTGCTTTTTTTTGTACTATTATTAATGAtggaaaatatataatattaaattaaatattttttttagaaatcaaaatattttatcatgtggtaaaatattaaaaacaaataaatttattatattaataaagcACATATAtagttactattattattactattattatttgaaCAAACCAAATTTTTATCTCTAATATGCCTATATGTAATTACAATcgaatgaattttttttgtaaaatttgttgaaatgcagcttattttaattttgtaagaAATGAGACTATAAAAATtgtaataaaacaaaaggatgtgttatttaaataaaatttctcAAGAGAGATGAGtgtcattttcttttaaatcttTACAACTACATACTCAATtggattatatttttgtttttattttttatttttgttttttatttttaatattctcatttcaaaaatataaaaataaatttttaaattgagaataattataaaccataaaacatagcTAATATGAATGGGCAAAAATGAAATCAGTTGAGATGTCAATTGTTAGCCTTTAACTAATTATCAAAATGATACGATTTAAGAATATGCATAGCTGAAAACACTTATCAACAATAGCGTTTATAAgttctttaattttatctagaaaaatattaaatgataagcaattggttttgataattaattacactaattataaaaaagatatattttaagtttgttatacaaaattcataatatatatatagttattgaaattaattatttatatatataccattattttcttgtccttttttttttatgatgggAACTACTATTAATCTATTATGCAGCATTGAAAATATATGGAAAAGAACGAATTGACGTTTGTGTCTATGGGATGGTATTATTAATACGTGGCCTAAAAATAATCAAAGACAGATATGAGTGATGGGTGGTGGTGAACCTTTCTCCACAACATTATAAGATTTTCAAATGAAGGCTGCCGCATCCCTTGATTCCCTTccttaaaaaatagaaaaaaaagcataaaagaaaagaaataatgaaaattcaaattcagacaagaagaaataagaagaaTACTTTATCACTCATTTGGATCACAGAAGAAATTGAGGTGGAAGAAAGGATTTTTAACTCTGAATCCAACAAAATATCTTCGCTTATTATTTGAGTCAATTAGTAATATTTCCTATTTGAAAttcaatatttataataaatttatttattgttgaaagattattataatttaaatttttattatgatttaattataattatttataaattattaatgacTTAATTTCATCTAATAATGCTAATATTTAATGGACATATTAGATTCAAAGATAATGACATATATAAAAATGGTTCTCTCTCTATTTATAATATACgatatttttatagtttttatttgattgaaagtacaagaaaatacaaaaaaattatcatccTGATGAACGTTTGAAAGAATGGAGAAGTAATAGAAACCAATTTTAAAGTTCAACTCTATTATAACAAAAACTCATTATATCAAccaatttaaatatgaaaatcaCAACTTTTAATATTCTAATTAATGTTTCTGTTTAAATTAAGTTTTACATGTAGTATCAGAacatgtattttaaaattttgtgattttctttGGTTTAATTATGATACAAAGATGATACCCACGATTCTGattttttgattaattattttcttttgctaaacTACTAGTGTGTATTTTATTCTAATCCTAACCTTAGAGTTACCCGCACATGCACATACACAGACATGCAGTAACACACGCATAGCTTTCCCTTTCTTTTCAGAAACAcgcattcttttcttcttctataacCCAATGACTCACACTTTCACCTCACTCAACACACAAAGAACCAAAAATGGAGGAAGAAACGCAGAGAGAGAACGAGCGTGAGAGAGAAGGAGACACGGAAGGAGGAGCCGCCGTCATCGTCTATGGGACCGTTATTATGCATCACCATCGAGTCAAGCCCTGTCACCGCCGTTCGTGCGTTGCCGTCACCATTCGCTAAGAGTGAGAGACGTGAAGAGAAAGACATGCACGAGCTGAAGGGAGTTAGAGGAGTCCGCCGTCTGTGCCATCGTTGGAGGAAGTTACCGCTGCTAAGGCTTGTTGGGGAGAGCGTCGCTGCCGTGCCTCGCTGCTGTCGCCGTAGAGGCCGCCACTTTCGTCGGAATGCGAACGtgagagagaaggagaagaacgAGACTGTCTCATCGCCGTTGATTAGAAGTTACTACTGTTGATAAGATGAACATAACATGAAGAGGGAGGCGAACTCGCAGAGGAGAGGGAGGTTTGTCGCTGCACCGCTGGTTGCGAGGGAACACCGCCATTGACATCGGAAAATGCCACTGTCCCCTGCTCAGCTCCGCTCTTGTTTCTGCTactgttttttaaatttaataatttctaatggcataaaaaattatattttttatattaacaaacattaaagtctttgtaattataaatatctaataaatataattataaaccaaattttcattcaaaatataagtataaatattctctccaaagcaaaataaacataatccaaaacataattataaatattgtctctaaaataatataaacataattcaaaatactcaatttttatcttcatactcttgtaagttaggttggAGGAAGTTAGGTTTtggcaaaaatttacaaaaataccCCCTCACTAAAAAAAACCTTAGCCCGACGGGGAAGCCCGTcccgccccgccaaagcccGTCAAACCTcgcggtttaagcggtgcgggttaggcgggcttttgctatttggcggtCCCGATTTTCCAGCCCAACCCGCCTTTTTTGGCGGATTACGCGGGCCGGCCCGGCGGgtttaggcccgtttgccacTCCTACTCCTAATTGCGATATTGAGGTATGggttcattttaaaattaaaggttttaatttaagaatgcccaaaaaatttattgagtaattgaaaataatttataaatatttttgtatgacTAATTGATGAGAATTGATGAAATTGGGGTTGTTGGTGACTCTGAATATGGTTGAATGTGATGAAATTATGATGTGAATTGATTGAATTGTGGCTATGAACGGTGATTAATTTAGTGTTACTTGTTAAATTgaaatatgaagagttaattattgaaaaaaaattatcgtTTTGGATCATTGATGAATTGAGTTTGGATTATGGCTATGATTGGTTTCATTGTTGCGAGTGATTAACTAATGAGATTGATTTTGGTTTGAAGCTGTGATTGTTATTGGTTTTCTGATTGATTTGAAGTTGCCAGAAATTCTGATTTGTAATTGATGGTAAGGTGTTAGTTGTTAAACTGAATTATGATAAACTGATTATTGGAAATTTGTTGTTATGGTAACTGCTGATGAAAGACTGGTGAATTGTTGAGAAAGAGAAAATTCGTAAGGGTGGTTTAAATCTATTTTTAGGAGAAgttatgtataaatttttataaaaatataagaaattaataaaaaaatataaggatctaattaaaatgaattatgTGAGTTGCGTCTTAGATACTTAATTGATAGGTTTGATATTCGATAACTGAAAATGAATATTAAGACCTGTTTGACGATGGTTATTGATTGTTTATAAAATTGAAAAGCGGGTATTCTTTTAAAGTGTTAAGATTAAAGTTAAAGCGCTTGAAAGTAACTTGAAAGTAGCTTGAAAGAATGCTTAAAAATGATAAGAAAGggttttaaataataaaaagaggaATTTGATCTTGATTAAATATTGAAGGAGTTTGAATACTTATAAACTAAACGTTTTGATGTTATGATTGATGAATGGATGAAAGCGTATATTTCTGATGATAAAGAAgaatgtataaaattatatggTGATGCGGAAGTGTGAATGATTATATAGTGATGCGGAGGTATGGTTGATTATTTGGTGATGCAGAGCTatgacaaaaaagaaaaagaatgagaaacGATGATTGAGAAAGATAATTAAGAAACTGTGAATGATGAACAGATGACTAAAAACTGATCATTATATTTGAGAATTGGTTGTGTGATTGAGTTTTTGTGTCAATTGCTAATGCGGGAACGCCCACTTTAAAGGCAAGTGGTATCTAACTGATATGGGTTCGCCATATGGTATCCTATTTCTCACCGAATGCACATATGCTATagcaattttataattatgattttaGCTTGATTGAGACGGATAAACCTGTGTGGCTTTGGTATCTGACTGACATGGGGACACCCATgtgatgtaacaccctaactataaAAATGTCACAAACGCAATTATTCAGTCAAAGTCCAATGTCCTTTAAAATCACTAAAAGCTCCTCTGAACAAAACATTTAAGTCTCACCAAAAGCAAAAGtcctttttatattaaaatcaatattaGAACATAATACTTGCCTTCAGTGATTCAAATGGTAAACCAAATTATTTCTAAATAAATCGAACTCAATACATATAGTTTACTTACATAAATTAAGTTcgaaaacataaatattttcttaataaatcaaataatataatttctcaaatccaaatctttttaaataacttttcagACAAAGTCTAagatttttatagaaatttcgacaGCACCTCTCTTAAAACTTagactttgccacccggtttgggtcccaactaaaccattCCACAATCCTTTTCAACGGTGCAAAATCTAAAATCAGttcaaaagcaagctaaatccaacagtcacctcattttcatatctcaagaaaaccatttcaaaatcaaatcattatcaATTGATTAAACTCATTTCTAAAACTTTAAAGAGACAGTTCAGCAACAATTCATTTAtcaaaaccaaacaataatctaaTCAAAACATATAATCATATCCATCCAAAGTAGCCAAACAATACATAAGACAGGTACAATCACTAAAAGTATATAATTCTCACACCAGTATTCATTTATAACAATTCCAGATATACAATAGCTTTTTATAAAAACCCGTACCTCAACACGTTGAAACCATAACCCAAACTCGATAACTGACTCCTTTCGTCTTGACCCGAATCGACTGCAACCAAAACCTCAGTTCCACTTGCTTTCTCAACAACCACAATGACTCTAATCGTGACATATAATAATCAGGACTCAATCCCACATTACCAAAGCTCAGATTCATTAACTAAACACAACAGAATACTAACGCAAGGATTTTGAAATGAAAACGCTTACCGAAACGAAGAAAGAATGGCTGAACTGAAAGCGGCAGTCTCCGAACCGATTCTGCGGCAGCCCAGCAGCCACCTCAAGCGGCAGCGGCGACCGGACTCCGCGATGGTGACTGAAACCCACATATGGTGACTGAAACCCACATACAGAGACGATAAAGTTTTCGAAATCTTAAACGAATGAAAACCAACTTAAAAACCCTTACCAACAGTGTTTTCTGGCGATGGCGGTGGCATTCTCCGGGGGCAGAGGCTCGGCCAAAAGCTTTGACGGTGGTCCCGAAAGTCACAGAACCATTCTTGGCGGCACGAATCACGGTAACTCAGCCTGCTCCTCTTCCTGCAGTGGTTCCCGCATTAACACAAGCCCAAAGAGCAGGGAGTGGCAGAGCTTAGGCACGATGAAGCAGGGCAGCACAACGGCGGCCAAGCGCAGCCCCTCAAATGGCAGTGACCCGGACACAGTCCCTCCTCTCCGTGCTCGTCGGCGACGCGTGAAGCGCAATGGTGGCACTTCCTTTTCTCAGTGGACCAGAACAACAGAAACAGAAGGATTCATCTTGCTTTTCTCTCGCTGTTGGAAAGGATGACGACTACACAGGCTTCGACGAGGCTCCCTCATCGACAATAACGGCGTGACAGCGACGGCGTTGCGGCTTGACGACGGTGGACACGTTTCCTTCATAGCATTTTTCCTCTCGACGTGTCACTCTCTCACCTGTTTGAGCTTCTCTCTTCGGCCCACCATGGACAACGATGACTCGCCTCCGTGATGAGGATGACGACGGTGCGACACAACAATGGCAGTGGCGGCGAGCTACTCAGCAACGAGGATGATGACGAAGCCCCACATTCGGCCCCTCTTCCTCTTCGGTGCCGCTCTCCCCTGGTGACCCTTCTGTGCGACGCGATAGGGACTGGGTGTGGCTCCTCTAGCATCgcgtcttcttcctcctcctctcaGTGACAGAGGCGCGACTCATGGCTCCATGGACGGGCAACAATGGCGGCGCGGATTGGGCAGCGGCAGCAACGCGGCCCCTTCCCCCTTTCCCCCTTCCCGTCAGCCCTCtactccctttctttctttctttctttctttctgctGGTGGCTGCGCGTGTAACTCAAGTTTGGGCGTGGAGAGTGTTTGTTGATGGAGTGGCAGCTAGGAAGGgaaattaggattagagttGTGTGTGTTGAGTTTTAGGATTAGGGTAAAATTAGGTACGAgggtaattttataatttcaaataaaaataaggataatatagtaattagaaatgaattttaacCCAACAATAATAgtgtataaaaatactattcgttcatcaatttcacaaattattttcaataaaatgttcgaatccaaaaattagaaataatatacttaattttttcattttccaaaacagcagtattaatatttaaaatattaattatttaatcaaaatcatataaaattcttattatttcataactatcaactttataatttaaatataaaaaataattcaataattataaaaaattggataataatcctaatttatttcaaattaaattaatcaaaacttgctaatattatctttaataaagaaatttctaaaattaaagctacaaaaatattgaatttgaaattagctCATGATAGCCCTTTTTCAAAAGTTatgggtcttacattctacccaccttataaaaattttcgtcctcaAAAATTGATACAGAACGAAAGAAATTTCATAACAGTTCACTCTTGAACACATTTAAGAAAGAAGCAAAAATATCTCAACATATAATCATATATACGGTTTTTAAATACTTGGATTGTCGTATGCATAAAGATACAAAGGAAGGAGTGTGATTGCAAAACAAACGTTACAAGATAGCTCAATGCAAAAGATGACATGGTTCAAACATGTGATAGTAAAGCAAGGCATCGAAGGCTATAAAACAGGATTGGGTTAAAACGACGTGCTTAACATCCGCCACTAATATCGTATCAATCTCAAAGCTCCAACTTTCCAACTCCATCATTCACGTAACAACCCCACAACTGGTCACAAGTCTAACACCCGCAGACTCTTTCACAAGGAACAAAACAGCTACAACTCATAACGTTTTACACCTACCGATTCAACTTCTATATACACATATCACGTCTTAAAGAACTAACGCATCGCATTACTATGTTTACAGGTCGCACGTGATATCAAACAATTATCGAGTCTACTCAGAAGGATATAAGATTTTAGAAAGGAGAGACAAATGTCAAGGATAATACTCATAGATTTGAGAGAATGTATCCAATTCCAGGTAAACAAGGATGCTCAAGTAATGAAGTTTgctaaaaataaatcaattgaaAACTTCAAAGATAACCATTGGATCAAACAGATTCAATAGgataaataagaagaaaaatcagTGCATTAATTTGAAACAAATTCAAGCTGAGTCGAAGAAGTATGAGGTTTACAGAAAAGAATATCTCAGATCCAAGACAAAGCTCACAGAACTCAAGAGTACGATTAAAATACTTCCGAATACATTGTTCCTAAAAGAGTCAAAAACTTGTGGAAAAATCACTTCGCAGTCTAAAAAAAAGTTAAGCAACAAACATTCTTTAAGAGAGTAACTAAAGCATAAACGTGGCTTtgttttaatacaattttatgTTGAAGTAGATTACATAgagtttaaaaaaaagaatgcgTGCAGGTTTGGCTAAGAGCTAAAATATTtcctcaaatattttaaaaagatagttAGGTGCACAACATAACCAAAAGTAATTCATAAAACTCGGAAGaaaatcaaatgcttgttcaaaaattctcaaagttcatattcaaacaagcgtGTATAAAATTATAGCAAGGATGAAAGAGAAGGTTAAActctatttagaaaagaaaatccgAGGTAAAAATTTGCTTATAAATTGGTAAAAGAAATAAGTGGTGTGTTACAAACGGACAGGTTCCCACTAAACAAGAAAGTTTTTCAAAACTTAATTTAGAATAGCGCATGCCAAATTTAAATCAACTTTGTCAAAATTGAACAATGGTTTAAATTACAATCAGgcaacagaaaaataaatttagtttaGAACTTCCtcaaaaagaattcaaaacttCTAAAACAAGTTCGAAACAAGACTCCAAAAGtatacttgaaatcaccatcTCAGAAGGATATTCAAGAATTGCTTGACCCTCATCATCTTGAGTTGGTTCTAtctcattattattttcaataggAGTTGAGCTAAAGCTATCCATCCTATACAGTAATTTTTAATACagaaatactaaattaaaaatgaatacataaacaataaattaaaacaagccaaaataaattaaacccaGCAGCtcaaaattaactcagaattattaataaattaaattataaaattagaaataaattaacaagaaacaaagatatataaaaaacaGAAATAGCAAAAGAATAATTGAAGAAGACAATACTCAAGTTAAATGACTAGAAAACCAAAACTAGCAAAACAGTatcaaattaaaactaataagaaaACTGATAGATAGAatctaataagaaaatagatgaAATAATAACTAAACAAGTGGCATAGTAGAATGAAGcttgtgatgatgatgatgaaataaTAACTAAACAAGTGGTatagtcaaaataaattaacaaaatcattAACTAGTCAAGAATTCTAGTTGATGGATTAGTTAATGAAATTGGACTACATACAACAGTGGACTACAGAACTTGATTTGAGGGAAAGtaggttttatatatataactgcATTGGGAATATTGAATAATGGATTGGATCACCATATATATAACTCGATGATTTTCATGTCCAATTGATTAAGTCTGATTCCAATATATGAGTTACAATGAAAGGAAAATGATTAAGCAAGCAAACACTGCATTTAAAAAGAGTTTTCCTATTTATTGCAGAAAAATGGTTTGTTCCAACAACAGACAACATACATTAAAAATGATGATAACAGAAAGAAATAGGTCAAATTAAACGGAACAAGAATTGGTACAAATTCATCAAGCAGAattgttaataaattaaattacaaaatcaaaaataaattaataaaatcagtacaagtaaaaataaattaacaaaatcagtataagaaaaaataaattagtaaaatcaGAACAAGCAAATTCAAATTAACAAGATCAGTAAACAAACCCAACAACTTAGAACTACATAATTAGAGTTTTCAACTCAAATTGAATCACATAATCAACTCAAAACAACCAAAATAACTACAGGCAGAAAACCAGAAATTTACAAAACCCTAACCAAATCCAACAACTCAGAATCAcagaaattataattaacaaaatcaaaccCTAAATATTTCATAATTATAAACCCTATATGTCTAATTGCTTCAGATACATAGAAGGAGACAAAATCTAACCTGAAGTCAAGTTGAtgggaagaaggaagaggattAGAAGAGGGACAACCGGTGGCTATTTCAGCGTCAGCAGCTATGCTCTCCAATAAATGCGAGCATCAAAGAGATGGTGGAGCAGTGGGATGCAACGCGGCGAGCAGCAAAGAGGCGGAAGCAAACACGCAAATGCAGGAATGGAGAGAAAAAAGACACCGCGCCTGAAGAGAGAGAACGACGTGGTGGCGAGTGGCGCAAGAGTGGCCGGTGGCAGGAGTGGCGACCGATGACGGTGAATATAGTATAGTAGAGTAGATGGCGCAGCAAGGTGAGAATGGAAGAATGGTTGAATGGAATAGTAGTACTGTAGTAGACGGCGCAAAGTGAGAAGGGAAGAATGAGAATATGAGAGACTGATAATAGGGTTAGGGGACTTAGGGTTTTTTAATGggtaaaattactaaaataccccCTGTATTAATAATAAAGTAAGGGTATTTAAGTAACTTCAAAAATTTGAGGAATTTCGGGGATGGGGGCGGGGATCCCCGCTCGGGTCCCGCGCCTATCTCGGGAGAATTTTGCTCCCCATCCCCATCCCCATGGAAAAAATTCTCCATCATCGATGCCCCCATTCGGGGCGGTCCCCGCGGGGATCCCCGTCTCTTGGGAATTTTTGACACCCCTACATGAGACATCAAACAAGTTTTTAATTGATccaaaagaatacaaaagtCATAGGAAAAGACAACTCAATCGCTAGTAATTTCTCAAGAATAAATCTTTGACTAAGAATTCTGATAGAGACAATGAGAGGATAAATGATGCACTAAACTGAACGAATCAAGCTGACTCACATATAGATGAGATTCACAAGAGAAGGAAAACCAAGATCAATGGTAATGTTCACAAGATGTAAAAGattagttgaaaacaaagtcaAGTATGACATCCTTAGAAACAAAAACTTAAGGAATTAGTTCATGCTAAAAAGGAAAGATGTGAGcccaatattttcaaaagaacaacaattGCCTAAGCAATGTATCATgctaaattaaattcaaattaaaaaaatgatttaggCGAAACTTGTCAAACGAGATCAACTGGAATAAGggcaaaaatcttttctttctaaaattttgaaaaatacctaaatacataatcaaataaAGATATGCATTGGAACTGtagtaaaattattagaaagtcAAGTTGTATTTAAAGTAAGTGTAGTTCCGTAAACCAGTAAAAGTACAGGCGAAGTATTAGAAATAAACAGTTGTTACACTGTATAAGGAATTTTCAAGGTTCTATATAGATAATGTATATCGAATCAACagcaattttatagaaatttcaaaATTGATTGTAATCACtgtaaaaaaaagagaacaatTGAATTAACAATTTCTCTAAGAATGGACTCAAAATCAAGAGTTAAAAAGCACAGCGCATTAAGACAAGCTCAAAGCTATATTCAAAGAATACgtgaatcaagaagaagaatttaAACAGAGAAAGATAGATAGAAAAAGGATTTCAAACAAGCGTATGCAATTAGAATtaaacaagaatgcatatgaatagACGAATAAGGTTGGAAATCCAAAATACTTtccaaaagaaaagagcaacaAGAACTTCAAGATAGGCTAGGAAGGAAAAAAATCAACTCCAACAGAATTTCAAGACACATACTGAATAACCTCGAGAAATAGTCTCTAACGTTCCCAAAACCCGCGAATTGCGTTACCCAAAACTCATATATCATCTATGATAATCCATTAGTACTTTCATATACATAATTCACTAgtattaagccggccaaacttaatgtcaggaattatgcaatgcaagGCTAATGgcattaatcaatagaccgtcatgtgcataaagctctaattctcgtCATTTGACAAGACTATTGCATGATAGACACTTagagtatgcaattgaagcatagtcGGTCAATTCCTTATGCTCTACAGGAATgaccgctctgataccataatgtaacaccctaactatcaaaatGTCACAAACGCAATTATTCAGTCAAAGTCCAATGTcctttaaaataactaaaagcTCCACTGAACGAAACCTTTAAGTCTCACCAAAAGCTCTGATAAAAcaattcatttctaaataaatcgAACTCAATACATATAGTTTACTTACATAAATTAAGCtcgaaaatataaatatttctttaataaatcaaataatataatctcTCAAATCCAAACCTTtctaaataacttttcaaacgaAGTCTAagatttttatagaaatttcggcagcacctcccctaaaacctGGACTTTGTCACCCGGTTCGAGTCCCAACTAAACCATTCCACAATCATTTTCAATGGTCCAAAATCCAAAATTagttcaaaagcatgctaaatccaacagtcacctcattttcatatctcaaggaaaccgtttcaaaatcaaatcattatcaATCGATTAAACACATTTCCAAAATTTTAAAGAGACAGTTCAGCAACAATTCATTTAtcaaaaccaaacaataatctaaTCAAAACATATAATCATATCCATCCAAAGTAGCCAAACAATACGTAAGACAGGTACAATCACTAAAAGTATATAATTCTCACACCAGTATCCATTTATAACAATTCCAGATATACAATGGCTTTTTAGAAAAACCCTTACCTCGACATGTTGAAACCACAACCCAAACTCGTTAACTGACTCCTTTCGTCTTGACCTGAATCAACTACAACCAAAACCTCAGCTCCACTTGCTTTCTCAACAACCACAATGACTCTAATCGCA
This portion of the Arachis duranensis cultivar V14167 chromosome 6, aradu.V14167.gnm2.J7QH, whole genome shotgun sequence genome encodes:
- the LOC127739768 gene encoding uncharacterized protein LOC127739768 isoform X3, with the translated sequence MWVSVTIAGFRSPLLLEVAVGLPLNRFGDHRCFSSAVLSSFRVIVVVEKASGAEVLVVVDSGQDERSQLTSLGCGFNMSRGVKNSQETGIPAGTAPNGGIDDGEFFPWGWGWGAKFSRDRRGTRAGIPAPIPEIPQIFEVT
- the LOC127739768 gene encoding uncharacterized protein LOC127739768 isoform X1; the encoded protein is MWVSVTIAGFRSPLLLEVAVGLPLNRFGDHRCFSSAVLSSFRVIVVVEKASGAEVLVVVDSGQDERSQLTSLGCGFNMSSTTIPFNHSSILTLLRHLLYYTIFTVIGRHSCHRPLLRHSPPRRSLSSGAVSFFSPFLHLRVCFRLFAARRVASHCSTISLMLAFIGEHSC
- the LOC127739768 gene encoding uncharacterized protein LOC127739768 isoform X2, with amino-acid sequence MWVSVTIAGFRSPLLLEVAVGLPLNRFGDHRCFSSAVLSSFRSRRKESVNEFGLWFQHVEYYYSIQPFFHSHLAAPSTLLYYIHRHRSPLLPPATLAPLATTSFSLFRRGVFFLSIPAFACLLPPLCCSPRCIPLLHHLFDARIYWRA